Proteins encoded by one window of Pempheris klunzingeri isolate RE-2024b chromosome 14, fPemKlu1.hap1, whole genome shotgun sequence:
- the flrt1a gene encoding leucine-rich repeat transmembrane protein FLRT1, translating into MFTIMAPAGVAKLQARLFLLFLCLTLRAGMLQFATATIQGYIGDRDMICPSVCRCDEDFIYCNDRGLSSIPSLPPSASVLYLQNNHINNPGLPTSLEHHLAVRVVYLYDNELDEFPMHLPPSVRELHLQDNNIRTIPRSTLARMPLLEKLHLDDNSISTVSIEDQAFADNPRLRLLFLSRNHLSSIPSGLPASLEELRLDDNRISTIPTHAFRGLTSLRCLVLDGNLLANQRIADDTFSRLSNLTELSLVRNSLQTPPVNLPSTHLQRLSLQDNALTHMPRGSLDGMHALQRLDLSGNNLTTLPRGLFKDLDNLGQLLVRGNPWHCGCNLRWLYDWLHARGNSITVRGLTCHGPDRVRDMALTDLTSEMEECEVVRTAGTRDRVGGGGIDSSTTQTPPQGSLFTLRSKRPVLGLPDSGLDYTLSSSGVGKSLALNVKPLSHNSVRVTWSVAQPSSSFRLSWLRLGTGNAMGSITETLVRGDRREYLLTSLQPRSSYIICMVPLPASSESKGGISGDTDSDEALVCAKAETSDPSPLEEEEDQHSQQMTVLPLAGIIGGATAIVSLALIFGIFCWYGHRTGHLCPRDHYTRNSSRKSKTYDDYIESGTKKDNTILEIRGPGFQMTPMAACQPMQPKPLREDYIIHTIFPSNGTGLYKGTNHVSNAGHGTNRGYREGGIPDIDYCYT; encoded by the coding sequence ATGTTCACAATAATGGCCCCTGCAGGTGTGGCTAAACTGCAGGCTCGGCTCTTCCTGCTGTTTCTTTGCTTAACACTACGTGCCGGCATGCTGCAGTTTGCTACAGCCACTATACAAGGGTACATTGGAGACAGGGACATGATCTGCCCATCTGTATGCAGGTGCGATGAGGACTTTATCTACTGTAATGATCGTGGCCTGAGCTCCATCCCGTCACTGCCTCCTTCAGCGTCTGTCCTCTACCTTCAGAACAACCACATAAACAACCCGGGTTTGCCCACCTCCTTGGAGCACCATCTTGCCGTCCGTGTGGTCTACCTCTATGATAATGAACTAGATGAATTCCCCATGCACCTGCCACCATCTGTCCGCGAACTGCATTTGCAGGACAACAATATACGCACTATTCCTCGTAGTACGCTGGCTAGGATGCCCTTGCTAGAAAAGCTCCACCTGGATGACAACTCTATTTCCACTGTCAGCATTGAGGACCAGGCCTTTGCTGATAATCCACGATTGCGCCTACTTTTTCTTTCACGCAACCACCTGTCTAGTATCCCGTCGGGACTGCCTGCCTCTCTAGAAGAACTCCGTCTGGATGACAACCGAATCTCCACAATCCCGACCCATGCCTTCCGAGGCCTCACTTCACTTAGATGTCTTGTCCTGGATGGGAACCTTTTGGCAAACCAACGCATTGCCGATGACACATTCTCCCGCCTTTCCAACTTGACCGAGTTGTCCCTAGTCCGTAACTCCCTCCAGACTCCACCTGTCAACTTGCCCAGCACCCATCTGCAGCGTCTGTCTCTACAGGACAATGCTCTGACTCATATGCCACGTGGTTCTTTGGATGGCATGCATGCACTGCAGAGGTTGGACCTGTCAGGAAACAACCTGACCACCCTGCCGAGGGGATTGTTCAAAGACCTGGACAACCTCGGTCAGCTGCTGGTGCGAGGTAATCCTTGGCACTGTGGCTGCAACCTGCGCTGGCTGTATGACTGGCTGCATGCCCGCGGTAACTCCATCACTGTTAGAGGTCTCACATGCCATGGACCTGACAGGGTGCGAGACATGGCTTTGACTGATCTGACCAGCGAGATGGAGGAATGCGAGGTGGTGAGGACAGCGGGGACCAGAGACAGAGTGGGCGGAGGTGGAATCGATAGCTCGACCACTCAAACTCCCCCACAGGGCTCTCTCTTCACCCTCCGCTCAAAGCGACCTGTCCTGGGCCTTCCTGACTCGGGCTTAGATTACACTCTTAGCAGCAGTGGTGTGGGAAAGAGCCTGGCCCTCAATGTGAAGCCTCTCTCTCACAACAGTGTCCGTGTCACCTGGAGCGTTGCCCAGCCCAGCTCTTCCTTCAGGCTGAGTTGGCTCCGACTGGGTACTGGAAATGCCATGGGATCAATCACAGAGACTCTTGTCCGGGGTGACCGACGAGAGTACCTGCTTACCTCCCTGCAACCACGCTCCAGCTATATCATCTGCATGGTGCCCCTTCCTGCCAGTTCAGAAAGCAAAGGGGGGATTTCTGGGGATACTGACTCTGATGAAGCTCTGGTGTGTGCAAAAGCTGAAACGTCAGACCCCAGCccgttggaggaggaggaagatcaACACTCACAACAGATGACAGTGCTGCCCCTGGCAGGGATTATTGGTGGGGCTACCGCCATTGTATCTTTGGCCCTTATTTTTGGCATCTTCTGTTGGTATGGACATAGGACTGGGCATCTGTGTCCCCGTGACCATTATACTCGCAACAGCTCCCGAAAAAGCAAGACCTATGATGATTACATTGAGTCAGGCACCAAGAAGGACAATACCATCCTGGAGATCCGTGGTCCGGGGTTCCAGATGACGCCTATGGCGGCTTGCCAGCCAATGCAGCCCAAACCCTTACGAGAGGATTACATCATTCATACCATATTCCCCTCCAATGGCACTGGCCTGTACAAAGGTACCAACCATGTTTCTAACGCAGGACATGGCACCAACCGTGGCTATAGAGAAGGAGGAATCCCAGATATAGACTACTGTTACACATGA